The genomic DNA tttattgttatagtttgtgaacaactcttttatttgtcatatttaatatttttgttcaaatatgtttacaactttgttgttattttacagaagtttttatttattgttatattttgtcaaaaacttaggggactaatgcacctgctcttttatttatcatttaatgtatttgctgctgttgaagtgtaaaatattgtgttcaataaatgatctattttgtgcagacatggcttcctggatccctttataaagcaatcttcatcattcacaaatgaaacggtattatatgaatacactgtggtcacggtgtgtcaagtaaagtatttccaaacagctattcaagtcatctagtgaaaatttctttaaaaaagataaaaaaaaaatatatataatatcgcaatataatatcgcaatatattgcaaacctcaaaaaaattgcaacaatagttttttccaatatcgttcaggcctaatagagccccagtccaagggagattgacagtcatgtttagcttcctccattttctaataatttccgCGGTTTGGCCGgggggccgaattccttcaTGCGCCAACAGTGGATCTTATTTCACCAATCAGCTTGGCAATTGCTTCGTAAACCTGTCCAGTCTTGTAGAGGtcaacaattctgtctctggtgtctttggacagccctTTGGTCTTAACCATGTTAGAAATTGGAGTCTTCtggttgtatggggtggacaggtcttTATATGCAGCTTAATGCCTCAAACAgatcaaaaagtcagactcaaaaagtccacctccactcattCGTTTAACTTTTTCAAGGTATCTAACAGGTCTTTGACGCTCACAATTCTAgataatagacaggtgttcaaatacttatttacatcACTATAATGcaagtacagtgccctccataattattggcacccctggttaagatgtgttttttagcttctaatatttttttttaaaattcaaataatatgaaaCCTTAATGGaaacaaagagaaaaatccaacccaaccacggtcccagttgaagcttgggaccatgtgctttggtcagatgagaccaagattgagctttttggcaaaaaacactctaagtgggtctggcgtgccacgaaagatgcgcatgctgaaaagctgctgtgaagtatgggggtgggtcagtgatgctgtggggctgtttcgcttccaaaggccctgggaaccttgcatggcatcatgaatgctttgaaataccaggacagtttaaatcaaaatctgttgccctctgcccgaaagctgaagatgggtcgtcactgggtctttcagcaagacaatgaccctaaacatatggccaaatctacacagaaatggttcaccagacacaaaatcaagctcctcccatggccatctcagtccccagaccttgttttgttggtaaaaagggggttgtacaaagtattaacaccaggggtgctaataattgtgacacacattatttgatgtcaaataattatttctttatatgggattttttccccactgaataaatgcacttgcattgaaggttggatttttctctttttttccattaaggtcccatattatttgaattaaaaaaatatatattagaagctaaaaaacacatcttaaccaggggtgccaataattatggagggcactgtaaataaaaaaaatcatacgctgcaatttctggatttttttccctttagattctcatagtggacaagcacctaccatgaaaatttcaaacctgtCCATCATTTCTaaaagggagaacttgcaaaatcgcaagatgttcaaatacttatttttctcacTGTATGTACACCAAGAAATAATCATAATCTGCCTGTGACTCCTTCAGTCCTTTTTCATCAGTCTGACTTATCTACTGGAGTGAGAGGGGCACAGtatgtttattaattttttttcataattaatttaaagtattgattttattttatagatTATGAGATAGATTAGATGTATTCTATTATTTAGTAACTAATAAGTGTATTTTTTGCTGCTACGAATtttgaaaacatgttttactgTTTAGCATAAGATAAAATGTGAAAAACCATTATTAGTCACACTGTGGGGAAATGCAAACTACAACTATCAATACTATTAGCtataaatgtttacattgtgGAAATAATAGCTTTAAACTGTAGCACATGCAAACTGACTTTGAAGAAAACTAAAACAACTCTGTAAATTAGTCGAGTCTACTCATTAAATTTCTCTCTTTGTTAATCACTCTCTTTACACACGCGTCCATGAGCGCGCATACGCACGCACACGAAACATTGCGTCAACGCCTTTTAACGTACCCGCTTTTGCTGATGCTGTACAGGGTTTTGCGTGAATAAACATGTCAGTTATTCTTCCAAATTTTGGCacatttgtcacatttttcacccttataatattttgcttctgaagcttttttggcagtgaattagcactattttacattcaattggacTCTCAACGTTATCAAAAAGTGCTAACTAGACAAGTTACATCATaaccatacatgtgcaacacgaataaggcctaaataaatgcttaacggcACGGTGAAGACGTTAACACAGAGAGAGTGGCGTGCAGTTGAACTGTGTGCAGATACATggaaggatgtgtctgaggagaacttttcatcatgtccgtccatgatcaaacttaagtaaatattcttttctttatagaaagtttgtagtgtttactttggaaccgctgcattagtggccatttttaacattacacGCATGCGCAGAATTGCGAAGTTgccatttctgatggggtgcaaagTCAGACAGAACACCGGCTTTTCAGCCGCGTCTCTGCACCTCCCTCTCACTCATTTCTGTCTCAGTTGTTCGGGCGGCAGGCCGAGCGGAGCACAGAGATACTTCATTGGACTAACAAAAATTGGACCAACGAATGGGTCGCGTGCCACGGCCGAGAAACTTtttagaaattattattaaacagTGTCACCAGCCCAAAGATGTGTGTCGGCCCAGCGGGAAGTGCCGGGTAGGTCCAATGCCCAGTCACCTCTGGTGACAACCCTACAATCAGGATGGTTGTTGCTCATGTCAAATCCAACCCAAGTTTTAAGCTTCGTTGTAATAAATGAATAACTATTCTAAGACGTGTTGATAGAAAGATGAAATACTAAATATTGCGACAACCAACTCTGTTCTCCTCCTCTCCAAGCTTGCATTTCCAATAAGATAATTAATGGTAGTGAATTGAAGCGAAGTCCATGTTTAGCAAAGATAATGGCGCGTCACATTTTCAAAAGTATGTTTTGAAGAACCATTGTGTAAGCAGCTAGCCCTCGAAGCGAAATGAGTTGTCAGATAAAGATGATGTGGCTGCTGAGCACAAAATTGAGGGAGCTATGTATAATGCAATTAGTCACTGCTCCGCAGGTAGGATGTGAATCGGAAGAGAAAGTCTGTAACGTGTTAGAGTTAAGTATTAAAGAGCATTCAGGTACATATATTATTGAAGTGATGGCTAGGTTTAGTATGCAAGAAGGAAACTTATAGGGGACGGATAGTTTAAGGACTTGTTCAAAAGGATGGAAATGGCTGGAATAAACACTTCCTTCCAGAGAAGGCAAAAATATAGATGAACGGTGGaggctagggctgcagctatcgattattttagtagtcgattaatcaatgaactagttcgaataatcgagtaatcagataaggaacatgaaaaattaaaatacctgagctgagcctcaaacggcatgaaaaaaaaagaaaaggatctatgtacaacaaaagaacaattggctaactgacatagcaaaagtttgcttgcttaaatgctataaaacggtaagttgtttttttttttaatgctcttaacaaatggttcagacacatgttcccacaaaaaacggctaaatatacctataaactaaattacgaatgcattaaaaaaacattagctcaaacaaaaacttggcttgtgttggtcttaacatgcagGAGCTCgactcagccatgtgaaataaggcAGACTCGatgacagtgtatccacccaaatcaataaaactaaatgcaaacactttcaaaataaaccattggaacgccactttaattaaacgaatactcgaagcagcaaaatttaattcgaatcatttttttctaatcaaatactcgagttaatcgattaatcgttgcaccaCTAGTGGAGGCCAAAGCATGCAGGTGGAATTACAGTTTGTGATGGTTAGGTTAACTTTAATAGCAGTGCATTACCCCATTTTTGGTATCCTGGGTCTTCACTGGGTACCGGAACTCGGTATCAAATTGGTACCGGTTACCTAAGCAACCAGTGGTAACTGGACTGAATCAAAATTTTGatgcgtttttttttacacatcaaTCCCTGGCCAGCATGGAAGGAAGCACCTCCCAGGTGCGGGGACACCATGGTGCTGCTCCCGGCCGACAACGGACCTTCAGTAGAACTGGAGCATCTGATGCCGGCTGCTACTCAACAAGACACACTTGCCTGTGTGGCCTGCCAGGTGCATTGTGCCGTTGTTTGCATTTGTTTCACCTAAACCAGGGGTCGACaacccgtgttttgagagccgcatacggccctttagcgctgccctagtggctccctggagcgtttcaaaaatggaaaaaatatgtggggagggaaatattttttttaacatggtttctgtaggaggacaaatatTAAACAATTttaacgttttccaatgctgtaaaaatgtgtagaataaatattacatgtcaacatttctgtcaacgaagatttgcgtcatagcctgcgacgCACGTTTCTATTCTTTCTAAACCGGAGGCTATATGATGGGACATGGATTCCAAAgaggaaaagagaaaaaaaaaactgaggagaATAGAGGATTCAACGTTTCTTGGGCCGAATCAAttgcattcattgccaatgcGGAGGGATTTTCTGAATGTTTGCTCTGTagcgagaagttgtcaaatcacaaAAGAAGTCATGTGGAAAGACATTTGCAAGGAAGGCATACTACTTTTGCAGCTGAGTACCCAGTAAGTGTGATTGCATCACTTCGGGAGAAATTATAGGAGTGCAAAAACAGATTTAAAAAGTGGACTGcttctccaaactccactattgcttcaagttttgttgcaaccaGGGATAaataaagcgtggaaaaccgttcatagATGGTGACTGGTAAATGAAAGAGTCATTCATTAACATAACAGAACACcaatttgcagacttcaaaaacaaaaccgagataatacaGAAAATTAAATACCGTACATGCCTCTCGCACTAAGAAAGTGAAGGAAAGGGGCATAAAAATGGCAGGCAACCTCACCAATCAGCAAATCAAGTAAATTAATTCAGAGGCAGCATACTCTGTGATGAGTCGTGTGATGTGATCAATATTGAACACTCATCGCTTTTATGCAGCTACGTGAACTCCGATTATATAATTTACCTTTTCAAAGGGGTgccgttttattttttataaatacaGGCTGCGTTTTGTTGCACTATGTTTGTTGCCCAGATAAGGGACAcgttatgcacattttatttgaaatttttttttcaaatcttcAAAATACAAATGACATCAAAATTTGGAATTCTTCATTTCAAacctttcattttttcaaagcaattaaacttaattcattattattgtaatgaagttacacTTGAGGCAGTATCGGACAACAACAAGTAGTCACGAGGTGCGTCATTCTTTATAGAATGCACTGCAAggcaaataaacattttaacatgaaggctcattatgtatttatagccaacttagtcattttgatagtaggctaatatactgtagatacataacaacatgtgttgccttcattataatgcttctataaggcttttaattttttgtggctccagacatttgttttctttttttgttattttgcccgaatatggctctttcaacattttgggttgccgacccctgacaAAGCCCAAATAACTATAACACGCGAGAGACGATGCAAATAGCTTGATGGCGAAGTAAATAATGCTGCAATGGCACGCCGAGTTCTTATATAGTTGTAGAGGTGGGCCAGAACGCATCAGAAACGTCTAGGTGACATCAACCTATCCCCTTTTTAGACCCGCCCAAAAAATCCTGGTAGCTCTGACGCAGAAAAACAGTTTCTTGCTATAACTCCAGAGACAAAAATAGTTAGTAGATTGGTTTGTATTAAAAGGACAATGAGGATGGAACTGCCAAGCAAGAGAGCTGAAGGTGATAAGGAAAGACCTGAGGGAAGATGCCATTAGAGAGAAGGATGCAGGAGATTACATGGAACAACCTGATGCTGAATGGAGGCTGCAGGACAAATTTCATATTTTTGTGAGACTGCTGCAAGTCctaattttcttttcatttcaatcCATTATTGTGGCGTATAAAGGCAAAATTCTTAAAAGTCTCTGCAAAAATACCTCTGGACCCAACaataaattacagtatatacactacAATATGCTATATATTTCACGCAGTACATTTTCAATCGAGCAGTTTCAAAAGCCTAATGGTTTTAATGCTGATATTGTGTAAAGTGGTGCCTTGAGATACGACTGATTACTATGCGTGTTTTCCCCCTAGCACTGTTAGGTCCTttttaaacggaccagagttccttttctcagatagtccgcttcgttTTGTCAATGTGAACGCGCACCCGAACCCTGCTACGTTTGTGAATGCAAGCGGACCAAGGTGCGCTACTGCTACATTCTGTGCAGCGTCACACCACGCTGCCTACCCTCTGCTTCGAGGGAGCTACTTCCTCTTCTAAATTTGTCCAATTAGTTGTGCTATTTCTTCCACGTAATGCTACTTGGAATGTTCTGTTAGCGCAGTTTGAATCATGAACCTAAGTCATTTGCAATTGTTGTTGCGAAGTAGCTCTCCAACCAGACCCTGGTCATCTCGGtctaatgcagtacttctcaaatagtggggcgcgaccccttagaacatacttttttgctgtgctagaataaagtgtaattgcagatCCTCTTAGTCGGTGGCAGCGGCGATCTCATTTTCCAAGTGTGTGCTGTATttctgaaccaaacaagagcacatggCAAAGAGTACTGGAGATATAAagagctaagacaaggaaatatgacaaagcgtatgtagcgtttggcttttggctttgacttttaatacagtggaagaccaggaaagaccagtctgtttactgtgtctaaaaatgtttgcagctgaCAGCAGGAAGCTAaaacaattaagacgccacttaagtaTATTCgaacccaatcacattgataagtcgCTTGATTTTCTTTCCGCGAAAACGTGCTGAATatggccaacaatcgtcctgcttagtCAATGTTACattagtaaaccagcgagcactgttagcatcatataaagcGGCATgctaagttgctcagtgcaaaataaccccacaccattgcaaaggagctgatactgcctgcagcaaaaataaaaaatgtgccTCTGTCCAGTGACAcaatgtcgtttttgttctttttttgtggggggagggggcatattgtcctcacgagagaatgttgctaatcaattagaatttattattatacattgattttattttattttatttttcagtatcaaatggccaACAAAATGTACCGTGAGTGTATTTTTaaggtttggatgtgacttttttttttttttaaattcaggcacaaTGACGcgctttaagtattttctgttacaaacaaaacaatgttagtaAAGTTATACCATagactttaaaatgatattgacgggacatggggtgCAGGGcctattaatagggggcctgcattgttggcgtggccgtcaaagctgaacgGGTGgagtcacagacaaagagcttttttcggtgAAAATATTCTGAgatattctttatagatatggacataaaacagtcttcatTCTTAGTTTAAAGCTAAAGCTAAagctaaaaaaaatctgtgcagttagcatttattctacGTAAATATGCCGAAGTACGTTGCTAGTctatcagtcaatgtggcggcggccatacgtaaacagagcttttcccgtgaaatttcttgtgaataaatgcttaaatccctgaattttttatagatatggacgtaaaatagtctcgattcttggttaaaagcaaaaaatcatgcaggtagcatttattttatgtaatattgcgaagtataatgccaatgctgttgcggctaatttctcccattgattttttttcacaacttttcaaatttcatgcatggtacgaataaTTACTAATCCTCCAACAAATCATTGCTGAGACAATccatcctgtttgtatgcggtacagctttcgtactttttcaacatacatCCGactttggatcgctgcatgtgtcgctgcgaccgactgcgaataactgaagcggattgtgggatgaccCCGTACTTGAAGGCATGGTGCtctgaaggtcgaatctgacccgtcaatatcattatgaggtCTAtggttatactttattgtaagtttatcgatatttatttttatcgcctttaatttaaaaaataacacaatGTCATGCAGAGGTTttctcataataataataattctgtAGACAAATGATACCATTTGCCGTGGCAGCAATAAGCTGAGGGTGGGGGACGCGGAACATTTACTTCTTCCTGGGGGGggcaaaacagaaaaaaatggaaaagcaCGGGTCAAATGTTAAAGTGTCGTATGATTACTTTTATAGGTAAGCTTCAtagtggaaatattttttggcaCAAGCAAGTAGTGGTGGTGGTGATATTAAAATGAATTCAATTAAGTGTTATTTATAAaagacatatttaaaaaaatacacgcAATGATAAGAGGGTTTTAAGTTATGAGGGTAGTCACGGAACAAATTAAAGTTGTATCTTAAGgcaccactgtatattaaagcAATGCATAGAGCAGAACCACTGTGCATTGTCGATTCTGAGTATAAGTCAAGGTGAGTATACAAACATGGGCCAAATCCGATGGAGTATGCAGTGACCGCTCCCATCATGCATATGAGAATGATCCAGTTGAAAACTTTTTCCCGAATGCTGGGAGAAGGTTCCTTAGCAGGTTCCAGAGGTCCTTCTGTTTTGTGTCCAAAAACTAGTGCATCAGCACCTTGCAGTTTGTTGTTCTCATTAAGAGATGTgtcatttccaaatgttaaatgAAGTTGACTTGTTTTGTTGCCATTTGGACTACAAGGGCCAACAGCATCCTTCAGTGAATGTCCACTGAGAATTCCGATGCATATTAAACAAAAAGCCATGACACAGCAACCACTAATAAGCAAAGGCCTCCTACCAATTTTGTCAGAATAGACCATGGAGGTGAGAGTGGCGATGACTTTGACAGTTCCAATTCCAACAGATGCTAGCACTGCAGAGCTGTCAGTCTGAaaccctgcagaatgaaatattGTGGAGGCATAGAAGAGAACATTTGGCTGGCCTGTGAACTGCTGGAAAAGCACCAGTCCCAACCCGATGATTGTGCGGGTCCTCATATTGTCTTTACGTCGGAATAGGTACGTAATATCGTACTGTACCTTCTTGCCTCCCTTGCTGCTTTTAGAGCAGGCTTCGTCTTGGTTTTCCATCGTATCCATCGGGGCTCCTTCAGAAGAAAAACATCGTTCCTCGGAGTTTGATGGAAGGAACCATATAGAGACAAGTTGACTCAAGGTTGGGACAATAGCTAAGCCAAACATCCACTTCCAACCCATTTGTATGTCAAACAAAATATAGTTCATGGTGTATGCGATGAGAATGCCCACAGTGATCCCGGCTTCATACAGCGTTACCAAAAAGCCCCTGCGCTCAGGAGTTACCAGCTCCGACACAAAGATGCAGCAGGACATGGAGGACTGGCACATGGCGAATCCCACAGTGAACCTGCCCAACAATAGTGATGGGTAGGAGCTGATAAGCAGCATGAGACTTCCAGTTAGCATAAGGACATTACTAAGCAGGATGGACTTTCTGCACCCATAACGGTCGATTAAGCCTCCTCCAACCACAGAGGCGAACAGGGCTCCGATCAACAAGGAGCTGACAAGTGCCTCTTGTTGTATGCAGGTGAGTCCAAACTCAGCCTTGAGCTGCAGCAAACCACCAGAGATGATGCCCAGCTCGTAACCGAACACCAGACCTCCCAGTGAGGATACGGCACTGGCCAAATGGAGGGTAGAGCAACCTGCGATGAAggagaaatttgaaaaaaggttaACATTAGACAAAGTATTCAAGGTCAACATTTTTAAGACCgtttatataatttatatacatacagtatatacactgtactgtatatactgtatataataatgTCGCTCTCACCCATCGTGGGGTGGTATGAGTGTCATCCTCAAGCTCGAGTCCCCTACCAGAGGCTTGGGAATATGAGGGTTCTGCACAGTTTCTTAGCTGTTCCTAGGACTGCACTCTTCTGGACTGAGGCTTCAGATATTGTTCCTGGGAGCCATTCTCCCAATTTCGGGGTTACGACCCAGAGTGCTCCCACTGCCACCGGAACCACAGTAGCCTTCACCTTCAACATCCACTTCAACTGCTTGAACAGCAGCCCTGGAGCTGTTTTTCAGTCTGGAAACTAAAGTCTCACAGAACCTTGACCTTGTTCTTCTCAGCCACCCTCCGTGGCGTGGACCTTTGGGATCTGGGCACTTCTATTCCATACTGGTTACAGATGTTCTTATTTACTGTTCCAACCACTTGGTTGTGCCTCTCCGTAtccaatatatactgtatatttataataacagtgtatcacaaaagtcagtacacctctcgcatttctgcagatatttaagtataacttttcatgggacaacgatgacaaaatgacactttgacacaatgaaaagtctgtgtgcagcttaataATAGAGTAaatgtattttcccctcaaaataactcaaaatatagccattgatatctaaactcctggcaactaaagtgagtacaccccttggaaactagatctctaaatgtccaaattgagtactgcttgtcattttccctccaa from Corythoichthys intestinalis isolate RoL2023-P3 chromosome 9, ASM3026506v1, whole genome shotgun sequence includes the following:
- the slc2a10 gene encoding solute carrier family 2, facilitated glucose transporter member 10, whose protein sequence is MGCSTLHLASAVSSLGGLVFGYELGIISGGLLQLKAEFGLTCIQQEALVSSLLIGALFASVVGGGLIDRYGCRKSILLSNVLMLTGSLMLLISSYPSLLLGRFTVGFAMCQSSMSCCIFVSELVTPERRGFLVTLYEAGITVGILIAYTMNYILFDIQMGWKWMFGLAIVPTLSQLVSIWFLPSNSEERCFSSEGAPMDTMENQDEACSKSSKGGKKVQYDITYLFRRKDNMRTRTIIGLGLVLFQQFTGQPNVLFYASTIFHSAGFQTDSSAVLASVGIGTVKVIATLTSMVYSDKIGRRPLLISGCCVMAFCLICIGILSGHSLKDAVGPCSPNGNKTSQLHLTFGNDTSLNENNKLQGADALVFGHKTEGPLEPAKEPSPSIREKVFNWIILICMMGAVTAYSIGFGPLTWLLLSEIFPAALRGRAFAFTTCFNWIAHLLVAFTFLDILNAIGLSGTFLMYGITSIIAAVFFYFMLPETKCKTLEEIDEELRFNRFRNSAECCDFIRQRNPPAEYQRVATQLVGDC